The segment GAATGGCAAGTTGAAGGctcaagtgaggacaaaattgtaagaaaAAACAATTTAGGatagtacatacatatatatatatatatatgcaatttaCACATTTTCAAAACAATTTTATAAGCTCTCAATATTGGTTGACAAACCAAATTTGAATCATACGAATTTCACAAGGCCAACTTTCATATCTAAAAAGTTGTGCTCATTTTTTCAGGATAGGGACATTGGGAACCCTATTCctagaaaaaaaccaaaaaatagggAAGATAACCTATTTTACCAAAGTGGTCTTGAAATCAAGCACATACCTACATAAATCAAGCACACACACCAAAACGGTTGTTAAAGTTGAAGTGAAGCTAAGAGCTTGACCTACAAATACACCTTCCCAAACACAACTAGTTCAACAGTCAATGACTTACATTGTCGAATAAGAGATGAAGATTATGTACAAAGCATCATATATTTATAACAAGAATGGTGGGATCACCATGGGATCCATATGGAGTGGCTAAAGAAACTAGAGTGGTTGGAGCAGCTAGAGTGGTTGAAGTGTCTGTCGAAAGCAAATAGTAAATATGCAAAAaggcaaataataaataattttacctAAGTCAACTTTAGTAGTGTTGCACATTATGAACGTGTACACCAACAAAAGCTAGTGTCAAATTGTTAGGATAAATGATTTACAACAAtgcatttagcctccactttagtgggGATAAGAACTTACATTCATACTCATGGTAAAGGATAGAAGCCATAGGATCCTTTCATCAAAACATTGAAGAGACAAGATAACTCCAAGGTTGGATACGTGGTAGCCTCCAAGACTTAGGTTCCTATCAATCCAAATTGCCTAGATAAAAGGTCAATCAtgcaaaacatgaaacaaacataTATCCAAGGCACAAAGTTAGTGAAAATTCAATCTACATTAAAAAATACACACAACACATGCACAAAGCATACATGATCATTGTGATCATGCAAAAGGTAATCTTTTcataaatatcttttaaattaaCCCACCAAAATAAGCTAGACCCCCTACCGATAAATGGCATGTGTGGGGCAGCGTCTCTAAATTGCAAGTAATATCTCAAATAATTatataaaaagtaaaaaaataatagaaaaataataaaaaatattctttatATTCAATTAATGATTTAGTTAAaatctatataaaataaataaatttatttttaataaaaatagatATAGAAATGGAACtccaaacaaaatatattataattttatataataataataaatcaattctaTTGATAAAACATAAATCAATTTCAAATGAACATATAGTCCAaacaaaattaattataatttaatattataaaaataattattcCTATTGATAAAAACATTAACTGTATTGTAAACTAACAATTTTATTTAATAAACAGACGCTCAATAAGAAACAGTTCTATAATTCAAAGTAAAACATCAAATCCACCATGAATTTGGTTTAAATAATCTGTAGTTGTTGcgacatcaaaatcaaaatcttcagagAAAGAAAATATGATTTTACTCCAAGGTCATTTTTACTTGATCGTGGCAATATCTTCAACATTTCACGTAAATAACATTCTGTGGACATATAGCACATGACTTTTAATCAGAGTTCACGTAATCTCCCAGGAAAAAATACCTGCTCTCATCTCTGATCATACGACAGAGCCTCTCATTAGCTCACCACAGCCATTTTTCAAAAGCACCCAATTCACAGGCCAACACAAATACGTGTAACTGCAAACTGCACAAATGCACAAAAGCTCTCTGGTTTGCGTGCACGGGATCTCGTTATGGTGGTATGCTTGAAAAAGAAGTTTACATTCAATTGATCAAAATAAATAACAACACTCGTTCCAGCTCATAAATAATCTCATGTGGAAACTAATATTTGCAATTAGTACGAAGAAACACAGTGAAATCTGCGGTCCTATACCTAATCTTGGCAACTCCAATGGAGAGAAAATATGCATGGAGATTAGTTTACTCATGTGTTATATCTCTTGCTGGCGTAGTGATGATAGTGAATGGTGCAAATGAAATAACATGTTCAACAGTGAGCTCTGATGTGATTCCTTGTCTGTCATATGTAGCAGGCACCGCAGGGCAGCCGTCAGAAGGGTGTTGTGACGGCGTCAGAAGTCTTAATGCCGCCGCCGAAACAACGGCAAACAGGCAAACTGCCTGTGGGTGCATTAAATCCTTAGCGGGTTTTTTCCGCCAGTTTGATTGGAACAAGGCTGCCGAGCTTTCGGGTATTTGTGGTGTTAACTTGGGCTTTTCCATTAATGCTGCGGTGAACTGCTCAGTGTAATTTTCTACCTTGTGCTATGCTCTTTCTGCATTTCGTTTTGCCTGATCTTTTCTGTTGGCTTAGCGATCGAATGGTTGTTGCTGCACAGGATCGACTGAGGTGGAAGGGAAATGTCTCCGCCATGAGCAGCTTTCAGATTTTAAATAATGTGATGCGACTCGAGAGTTACTGTCGATCACAAATGCAAATTTGTTGCTAGAGTTTGTAGAACAGAGCAAGGGATTGCATTGTAATTGGACAGAGTTTACAAAGCGTGTAATGAAATAAGTTTTAGGATTTTCGACTGAGAACTTTTCTCTATATGCGACTCTAGATAAGATTGTAATGGTGAAATCAGCATGCCCATGAGATTTTACATTTAGTTACGTGCCTGTCATGATGGGATGATAGTGTCTACCAAGAGTTTTGACCTATAAGAAACTATTCATCTTATTTTTGTGAGCAGTATTATTTTTCTAATTAGTTCTACGATTTGATTATTTTCACATCTTTATCATTTAAGTTTATTTAGGAAAAATTTTAGAGCATTTGCACTTCATGTCTTGTATCATCAGCCTAAGATACTTGCCATAATCTTATATTGTCCTAAATTTCTCCTTGGTTTATATAACTAAGGATCTTTAATACATTGTTCATACATTCTAGTTGTATTCTTTGATATGAATATAACTTATTCTTTTTATATTGAACTTTTAAGTACAGTGTTTttcattagacctctagatcttgggtgactATTTCcataataaaattttatttgataTTAGATCTTGTTGAGTGCCTTGGTTAGAATTTTAGAAAATCTTAAGTGTAGATCTTATATTTTCTTGAAGCATTTAGTATGTTCTCTTGTGTCCTTGGATGATCTAAAGAATTAGAAAGATGTGATAAAAATATGAAATTCTAAGGGATTTCTATTGTGTTTTTATATCCTAAATATATTTGATACATTGGTAGAGCATACATGAGCTCACCATTACATATAGAGTGCTCAAGAAAGTCAAATTTATTTTTTGAATCATTCTAGATGGACATTGGAAGTCGAATTTTGTTAGAGTTTAAAGTTGGGAGTTGGTTGTTTAATCAAATAGGTAGCCATACTTTTGGAGTATTTTGAGTTAAATATGACATTGCCATCACATCTAAGAGGTCGAAGGATCTAAAGATTGACTATTAATTCATCAATTGTAGAGCACTTTATGGTCACCtagattctttaaaaaaaatgattccCTACAAACCATATAACTCATACCTTCAAAATATACAAATATTCCATTATATAGGAATACTCCTCTATATAAGTGTTGCATCAATATAAATATGATGTTTGGATAAAAAAttgcttttatatttatttttcatatttaaaatttaaaaattttaaaaattacaaagagTACAAAGTACCTTATCTACAAGGTATAGACATTGCGACCCTATATCACAACATACAACTTCAATTGGGCACCATCTGGTGCAAGCCTCACCATCAAAGACAACATATCATCATCCCATCAACAATAGTTATTCATGAGACCAAATTATGTCACTTGTCTTGCCTTTGAATTGTCCCTTTTTGTTTTCTATTCCTATGTTTATTTTACCATTCATGTCACTATTTGGTAAGGAAGAGGAAGAAATTATATAAATATGAAAGAAAAGTTAAAAACTGAACTCATATCAAAATCCTTGGTTATTTGCTGATTAAAACCACTTGAACATAGGTGGACAATACAAGGATAAACACATGTGGACAAGGGTTGCTGGTGGTGAACTAGTACTAGTCGGTGGAGGGCTAAATTAGGAAGCAGATCAAGATTGTTTTTAGTCAGTTTTTAATTATCATATAATATAGTATTCGCAGTCTTAAAATAGGATATATCGCTAGTTTGTTTAAGTCTATTTCACCTGTTGTTAAGACTATTTCAATTGTGTGACCTGCGGCCTCAATTTATTGAACACATGGTTTATTTTGTTTTAT is part of the Cryptomeria japonica chromosome 10, Sugi_1.0, whole genome shotgun sequence genome and harbors:
- the LOC131046628 gene encoding non-specific lipid-transfer protein 1, whose amino-acid sequence is MERKYAWRLVYSCVISLAGVVMIVNGANEITCSTVSSDVIPCLSYVAGTAGQPSEGCCDGVRSLNAAAETTANRQTACGCIKSLAGFFRQFDWNKAAELSGICGVNLGFSINAAVNCSVID